The Thermus brockianus genome window below encodes:
- the dusA gene encoding tRNA dihydrouridine(20/20a) synthase DusA, which yields MLDLRLSVAPMVDRTDRHFRYLVRQVSLGVRLYTEMTVAEGVLWGKRERLLAFRPEEHPVALQLAGSDPKRLAEAARIGEAFSYDEVNLNLGCPSEKAQQAGYGACLLREPLRVAELVQAMAEAVRVPVTVKLRLGLDGQETYPGLARLVEGLAEAGAKAFIVHARSALLSLSTRANRAIPPLRHEWVHRLKEDFPHLPFVLNGGLRTLEEALAHLDKVDGAMLGRAVYEDPFVLREADRKVYGLDRRPSRLQVAWRMRAYLEEELHKGTPPWAVLRHMLSLFRGTPGGKRWRRLLSEGRSLQALDQALRFMEEKVGEEGEEEDPHPKGHPLPAHPLAG from the coding sequence GTGCTTGACCTGAGGCTTTCCGTGGCCCCCATGGTGGACCGCACGGACCGCCACTTCCGCTATCTGGTGCGCCAAGTGAGCCTTGGGGTAAGGCTCTACACCGAAATGACCGTGGCCGAGGGGGTGCTTTGGGGCAAGCGGGAAAGGCTTTTGGCCTTCCGGCCCGAGGAGCACCCCGTGGCCCTGCAGCTTGCGGGAAGCGACCCCAAGCGCCTGGCGGAAGCGGCCCGCATCGGCGAGGCCTTCAGCTACGACGAGGTCAACCTCAACCTGGGTTGCCCCTCGGAAAAGGCCCAGCAGGCCGGCTACGGGGCCTGCCTCCTCCGGGAGCCCTTAAGGGTGGCGGAGTTGGTGCAGGCCATGGCCGAGGCGGTGCGGGTACCGGTCACGGTGAAGCTTCGGCTGGGCCTGGACGGGCAGGAAACCTACCCTGGCCTCGCCCGCCTGGTGGAAGGCCTAGCGGAAGCGGGGGCCAAGGCCTTCATCGTCCACGCCCGCAGCGCCCTCCTCTCCCTCTCCACCCGGGCCAACCGGGCCATCCCCCCCTTGCGCCACGAGTGGGTCCACCGCCTAAAAGAAGACTTCCCCCACCTCCCTTTCGTCCTCAACGGGGGCCTGCGCACCCTGGAGGAGGCCCTGGCCCACCTGGACAAGGTGGACGGGGCCATGCTGGGCCGGGCGGTCTACGAGGACCCCTTCGTGCTCCGGGAAGCGGACCGGAAGGTGTACGGCCTGGACCGCAGGCCAAGCCGCCTCCAGGTGGCATGGCGGATGCGGGCCTACCTGGAGGAGGAGCTCCACAAGGGCACGCCGCCTTGGGCCGTGCTCCGGCACATGCTAAGCCTCTTCCGGGGGACGCCCGGGGGAAAGCGTTGGCGGCGCCTCCTCTCCGAGGGGCGCTCCCTCCAGGCCCTGGACCAGGCCCTAAGGTTTATGGAGGAGAAGGTAGGCGAGGAGGGCGAGGAGGAAGACCCACACCCAAAGGGGCACCCGCTTCCGGCGCACCCGCTTGCCGGTTAG
- a CDS encoding tetratricopeptide repeat protein: MVTELKAKALAGDSEAEALLRFLALLRAKDYAAARAYAEGFPEGLRERLLAGLALLEEAPERLEDPLFLAEKEVLLGVRAVGEGRRGEAEAHFQKALALDPEHHRALTNLGTLYLERGELEAALDLYQKALRLAPEDPLLHENLAALYKRKGDLDRMVAHMKRATRLKMAPPPVLDPLTGKRVRRKRVPLWVWVFLLALLAYLLLHKP, from the coding sequence GTGGTGACGGAGCTTAAGGCCAAAGCCTTGGCGGGGGATAGCGAGGCGGAAGCCCTTTTGCGCTTCCTCGCCCTCCTCAGGGCCAAGGACTACGCCGCCGCCAGGGCCTACGCCGAGGGCTTCCCCGAGGGGCTAAGGGAAAGGCTTCTCGCCGGGCTTGCCCTTCTGGAGGAGGCCCCGGAGCGCCTGGAAGACCCCCTTTTCCTGGCGGAGAAGGAGGTGCTTTTGGGCGTGCGGGCGGTGGGGGAGGGGAGGCGGGGGGAGGCGGAGGCCCATTTCCAAAAGGCCCTCGCCCTGGACCCCGAGCACCACCGGGCCCTCACCAACCTGGGGACGCTCTACCTGGAGCGGGGTGAGCTGGAGGCGGCCTTGGACCTCTACCAAAAGGCCCTGAGGCTCGCCCCGGAGGACCCCCTTCTCCACGAGAACCTGGCGGCCCTTTACAAGCGCAAGGGGGACCTGGACAGGATGGTAGCCCACATGAAGCGGGCCACGCGGCTCAAGATGGCCCCCCCGCCCGTCCTGGACCCCCTAACCGGCAAGCGGGTGCGCCGGAAGCGGGTGCCCCTTTGGGTGTGGGTCTTCCTCCTCGCCCTCCTCGCCTACCTTCTCCTCCATAAACCTTAG
- a CDS encoding glycogen synthase encodes MRVLLVAPEAYPLVKVGGLADVVGALPKALKPLGVEATLLLPWHRGLAAQGVGEVRFPFAGKEVQAPLGERVEGGVRFLLLGVEGFDRERVYGYPDDAERYLRFARAAAEVARGFDLVHAHDWTAALLALYAPTVYTIHNLAHQGLLDPGLFFFLTGLPWSLYHMEALEYYGKVNLMKGGIVFARLVTTVSPSYAEEIQTPEFGMGLDGVLRRHAPKLRGILNGLDPEVFDPAQDPHLPAPYSREDPSGKALAREAFRRATGLRPPILAYIGRLDPQKGLDLVLEALPRLGELGFSLYVQGVGEEVLAQGFREAEAKHPGWVRFVPAYDEALARLAYAGAEAVLVPSRFEPCGLVQMVAQRYGTPPVARAVGGLKDTVEDGKTGVLFQSYHPEGLLYGVLRLFRLGAESLGLRGMDKDFSWEGPARAYLEAYRRALG; translated from the coding sequence ATGAGGGTCCTCCTCGTGGCCCCCGAGGCCTACCCCCTGGTGAAGGTGGGGGGGCTCGCCGACGTGGTGGGGGCGTTGCCCAAGGCCCTAAAGCCCCTGGGGGTGGAGGCCACCCTTCTCCTCCCCTGGCACCGGGGCCTCGCCGCCCAAGGGGTGGGGGAGGTGCGCTTCCCCTTCGCCGGCAAAGAGGTCCAGGCCCCGTTAGGGGAGCGGGTGGAAGGGGGGGTGCGCTTCCTCCTTTTAGGGGTGGAGGGGTTTGACCGGGAGCGGGTCTACGGCTACCCCGACGACGCCGAGCGCTACCTGCGCTTCGCCCGGGCGGCGGCGGAGGTGGCCCGGGGCTTTGACCTGGTCCACGCCCACGACTGGACGGCGGCCCTCCTCGCCCTCTATGCCCCCACGGTCTACACCATCCACAACCTGGCCCACCAGGGCCTCTTGGACCCGGGGCTTTTCTTCTTCCTCACGGGGCTCCCCTGGAGCCTATACCACATGGAGGCCCTGGAGTACTACGGGAAGGTGAACCTGATGAAGGGGGGGATCGTCTTCGCCCGCCTCGTGACCACGGTGAGCCCCTCCTACGCCGAGGAGATCCAGACCCCGGAGTTCGGCATGGGCCTGGACGGGGTCTTGCGTAGGCATGCCCCCAAGCTTCGGGGCATCCTGAACGGCCTGGACCCGGAGGTCTTTGACCCGGCCCAGGACCCCCACCTCCCCGCCCCCTACTCCCGGGAAGACCCTTCCGGCAAGGCCCTGGCCCGGGAGGCCTTCCGAAGGGCCACGGGGCTTCGCCCCCCCATCCTCGCCTACATCGGCCGCCTGGACCCCCAAAAGGGCCTGGACCTGGTCCTGGAGGCCTTGCCCCGGCTTGGGGAGTTGGGCTTTAGCCTGTACGTCCAAGGGGTGGGGGAGGAGGTCCTGGCGCAGGGCTTCCGGGAGGCGGAGGCGAAGCACCCGGGGTGGGTCCGCTTTGTCCCCGCTTACGATGAGGCCCTGGCCCGTTTGGCCTACGCTGGGGCGGAGGCGGTCTTGGTGCCGAGCCGCTTTGAGCCTTGCGGCCTGGTGCAGATGGTCGCCCAGCGCTACGGCACCCCCCCCGTGGCCCGGGCGGTGGGGGGGCTAAAGGACACCGTGGAGGACGGGAAAACGGGCGTCCTCTTCCAAAGCTACCACCCGGAGGGCCTCCTCTACGGGGTCTTGCGCCTCTTTCGCCTGGGGGCCGAGTCCTTGGGCCTTAGGGGCATGGATAAGGACTTTTCCTGGGAGGGGCCGGCCCGGGCTTACCTCGAGGCCTACCGCCGCGCCCTAGGCTAG
- a CDS encoding gamma-glutamylcyclotransferase family protein: protein MERVFVYGTLKRGERNHALVAGRVQRVVPGYAEGFALYHLPAGGERPYAYPAMVRGEGRVYGEVLFLPGEALPLLDALEEEGEEYRRERILVHTEEGPMEAWAYLYLRDLGEALPLPKGVWPP from the coding sequence GTGGAGCGGGTCTTCGTCTACGGCACCCTCAAGCGGGGGGAGAGGAACCACGCCCTGGTGGCGGGAAGGGTGCAAAGGGTCGTCCCCGGGTACGCCGAGGGCTTCGCCCTCTACCACCTCCCTGCGGGCGGGGAAAGGCCCTACGCCTACCCCGCCATGGTCCGGGGGGAGGGGCGGGTGTACGGGGAGGTGCTTTTCCTTCCCGGGGAGGCCCTGCCCCTCCTGGATGCCCTCGAGGAGGAAGGGGAGGAGTACCGGAGAGAGCGCATCCTGGTCCACACGGAGGAGGGCCCCATGGAGGCCTGGGCCTACCTGTACCTGAGGGACCTGGGGGAGGCCCTTCCCCTCCCCAAGGGGGTGTGGCCCCCATGA
- a CDS encoding response regulator transcription factor, whose protein sequence is MVHILLVEDDPQVGELVKRFLEKEGLAVDWARTGKEALARAFEGAKPDLVVLDRGLPDMEGLEVLKALRDLDPLLPVLLLTGRADEDSRVEGLLEGADDYLGKPFSLKELLARIKALLRRAGKEGRRRFGPLELDLEARKAYLEGEPLKLSPTELNLLFALAQMPGRVYTREELLERVWGGEFEGSERVVDAYVRLLRKKLKDDPHAPRFIETVVGVGYRFLGE, encoded by the coding sequence ATGGTGCACATTCTCTTGGTGGAGGACGACCCCCAGGTGGGGGAGTTGGTGAAGCGGTTTTTGGAAAAGGAAGGGCTGGCGGTGGACTGGGCCCGCACGGGCAAGGAGGCTTTGGCCAGGGCCTTTGAAGGGGCTAAACCGGACCTGGTGGTCCTGGACCGGGGCCTGCCGGACATGGAGGGCCTCGAGGTCCTCAAGGCCCTGCGGGACCTGGACCCCCTTCTTCCCGTCCTCCTCCTTACGGGCCGCGCCGATGAGGATAGCCGGGTGGAGGGGCTCTTGGAGGGGGCGGACGACTATTTGGGCAAGCCCTTTTCCCTTAAGGAGCTTCTCGCCCGCATCAAGGCCCTGCTGCGCCGGGCGGGGAAGGAGGGGAGGCGGCGCTTTGGGCCCTTGGAGCTGGACCTGGAGGCCCGCAAGGCCTACCTGGAGGGGGAGCCCCTCAAGCTTTCCCCCACGGAGCTTAACCTCCTTTTCGCCCTAGCCCAGATGCCGGGCCGGGTGTACACCCGGGAAGAGCTTCTGGAAAGGGTCTGGGGCGGGGAGTTTGAGGGCTCGGAGCGGGTGGTGGACGCCTACGTGCGGCTTCTGCGCAAAAAGCTCAAGGACGACCCCCACGCCCCCCGCTTCATAGAGACGGTGGTGGGGGTGGGGTACCGCTTCCTGGGGGAGTAG